In Aequorivita sp. H23M31, a single window of DNA contains:
- a CDS encoding four helix bundle protein, protein MAYRFRNNAIVDKSFYFACKIVLFAEELKANRYYEIANQVLKSGTSIGANVRESQRSVSTRDFKNKLGIALKEAEETEYWLDIIDETKIHPIPKGMYEDCDELIRLLVTIIKKS, encoded by the coding sequence ATGGCTTACAGATTTCGCAATAACGCAATTGTTGACAAGTCATTTTATTTTGCATGTAAGATTGTGTTATTTGCCGAGGAATTAAAGGCAAATCGATATTATGAAATTGCAAATCAAGTATTAAAGTCGGGAACAAGTATTGGCGCGAATGTTAGGGAATCCCAACGAAGTGTCAGTACAAGAGATTTTAAAAACAAGTTAGGAATAGCTTTAAAAGAAGCTGAAGAGACGGAATATTGGTTAGATATTATTGATGAAACAAAAATTCATCCAATCCCAAAAGGGATGTATGAAGATTGCGATGAATTGATAAGACTATTAGTAACGATTATAAAAAAATCATAA
- a CDS encoding tetratricopeptide repeat protein, with protein sequence MPKKYFKISLFIIVGLCVLIYGNSLSNDYGFDDEYVIVNNKKVSQGISGIPALFKSRYIESSTQNYGYRPITLSTFAIEYSLFGANATVSHFINLFLYILTCLLIFKILRSLFKNYHWLLPLFITVLFIVHPIHTEVVDNVKSRDEILAFLFALLALGSAIKYVRNLRLLWLVGVLGFMVLSFLSKLSALTFLAVIPLTVYFFENATKKVMLKLIGALFLPLIIFRLINTQLIETSGSRNLLFIENPLFVNGATFFEKIPMAFYSVFYYIKLLFVPHPLISYYGYDYVTIVGWENLYVWLGVIVLIPLFVFTIWKFRTKSVLAYGLVFFFVTISMYANLVKPAVGIIAERFAYIPSLGFCIVIGWFLLKLSRIDIGSKEENGFPKLKPVFLGIAGLLIIASSVKVFSRNQDWHDLVTLLERDLEIAPNSVKLNMLLANDLFKRVTTEKLEERQKDSLMKRSIYFYNKALSIYPKHTPAHNNLGVLYNLKGDIESSHEHFLKASQDENPEAKTYFNLGLSYRGMGDRKKAIENLKKSLEMDKGNYEVYYNLMNIQFEDDNFEDAMKTNLEMFRSFPENRSNTFSLGQKMAIAEFGSKTTYYIDLLLQKNLIAPQMYENFKKQLNSSFIEK encoded by the coding sequence ATGCCGAAAAAATATTTTAAGATAAGTTTATTCATAATTGTAGGGTTATGCGTGCTTATATATGGGAATTCTCTTTCGAATGATTACGGTTTTGATGACGAATATGTTATAGTTAATAATAAAAAAGTTTCCCAAGGAATTTCCGGAATTCCTGCGTTGTTCAAATCACGATATATTGAATCTAGTACACAGAATTATGGGTATAGACCTATTACTCTTTCTACATTTGCTATTGAATATTCGCTTTTTGGGGCCAATGCGACTGTAAGCCATTTTATCAATCTTTTCCTATATATTCTTACGTGTTTGCTCATATTTAAAATTCTGCGTTCACTTTTTAAGAATTATCATTGGCTTCTTCCACTTTTTATTACGGTACTTTTTATTGTACATCCCATTCATACAGAAGTTGTTGATAACGTGAAATCCAGGGATGAAATTCTGGCTTTTCTATTTGCTTTGCTCGCATTAGGTAGCGCTATTAAGTATGTCAGAAATTTACGCCTATTATGGCTGGTGGGTGTTTTAGGCTTTATGGTGCTCTCGTTTCTATCAAAATTATCGGCGCTAACGTTTTTGGCCGTTATTCCGTTGACCGTTTACTTTTTTGAAAATGCCACCAAAAAGGTTATGCTTAAACTGATAGGAGCCTTGTTTCTGCCACTTATTATTTTTAGGCTTATCAATACCCAACTTATCGAGACTTCGGGGAGCAGGAATCTTCTTTTTATTGAAAATCCTTTGTTCGTCAATGGAGCTACTTTTTTTGAAAAGATTCCAATGGCATTTTATTCTGTTTTCTATTATATAAAACTGCTTTTTGTACCACATCCTTTAATAAGTTATTACGGCTACGACTATGTAACTATCGTAGGGTGGGAAAATCTATATGTGTGGCTAGGGGTCATCGTACTAATTCCATTATTCGTATTTACGATATGGAAGTTCAGAACCAAATCGGTTTTGGCTTATGGACTTGTTTTCTTTTTTGTTACCATTTCAATGTATGCCAATTTGGTAAAACCTGCCGTGGGAATTATTGCTGAAAGATTCGCCTATATTCCATCCTTGGGTTTTTGCATTGTAATTGGGTGGTTTCTATTGAAGTTAAGTAGAATTGATATCGGTTCAAAAGAAGAAAATGGATTTCCAAAACTGAAACCTGTGTTCCTTGGAATCGCAGGTCTTCTTATCATTGCAAGTTCGGTAAAAGTATTTAGTAGAAATCAGGATTGGCACGACTTGGTTACACTATTGGAGCGAGATCTTGAAATAGCACCGAATTCCGTAAAGTTGAATATGCTCTTGGCAAATGATTTATTTAAAAGAGTAACCACAGAGAAGCTCGAAGAAAGACAGAAGGATTCCCTGATGAAAAGAAGTATCTATTTCTATAATAAAGCACTTTCTATCTATCCAAAACACACTCCTGCCCATAATAATCTTGGGGTGCTTTACAATCTAAAGGGAGATATTGAAAGTTCCCACGAACATTTTCTAAAAGCGAGTCAAGACGAAAACCCTGAGGCTAAGACCTATTTTAATCTGGGATTATCCTACCGCGGAATGGGAGACCGAAAGAAGGCTATTGAGAATCTCAAGAAATCCCTGGAGATGGATAAGGGGAATTATGAAGTGTATTATAACCTGATGAATATTCAGTTTGAGGACGATAATTTTGAGGATGCGATGAAAACGAACCTTGAGATGTTCCGATCATTCCCCGAAAATAGGAGCAATACCTTTTCCCTCGGTCAAAAAATGGCTATCGCTGAATTCGGTTCTAAAACCACTTATTATATTGATCTTCTTCTTCAAAAGAATCTTATTGCACCTCAAATGTATGAGAATTTTAAAAAGCAGTTGAATTCGTCTTTTATTGAAAAGTGA
- a CDS encoding type II toxin-antitoxin system RelE/ParE family toxin, whose product MERTKIVLKKYFKYLAGTDGIWEIRVSSGGNIFRGILFLRPR is encoded by the coding sequence ATCGAGCGTACAAAGATAGTTCTGAAAAAATATTTCAAATATTTAGCCGGAACGGATGGGATTTGGGAGATTCGTGTTAGTTCAGGTGGGAATATTTTTCGGGGTATTCTGTTTCTTCGACCGAGGTAA
- a CDS encoding 3-oxoacyl-ACP synthase III family protein, giving the protein MAFFSIQDIAVKGIATAVPSNIVSNWDYDLLTESEKKLLVKTTGVEQRRMALPGMTTSDLCFEAGEKLLKDLDWKKEEIDILIFVSQSADYYLPATSIILQDRLGLPKSCMAFDIGLGCSGYVYGLSVIAGMLKATGLKKGLLMVGDISTVTCSKKDKSTYPLFGDAGTVTALEFEENAQPIQFDLSSDGSGKDAIIIPHGGIRNLASPESFVKEQIAPGIVRSKMELALNGLDVFNFSIKEVPSSLKEFLERTETTPHSYDYFVMHQANKLMNETIRKKMGFPPEKVPYSISKYGNTSSASIPLTIVSELSRKLENSEKKLLLAGFGVGLSWGAVSLNLKNVVCPEILEL; this is encoded by the coding sequence ATGGCCTTTTTTTCAATTCAAGATATAGCCGTAAAAGGAATAGCTACGGCAGTACCGTCCAATATTGTTTCCAATTGGGATTACGATCTATTGACTGAAAGTGAAAAAAAGTTATTGGTCAAAACCACAGGTGTCGAACAACGCAGAATGGCGTTGCCAGGAATGACAACTTCCGATTTATGTTTTGAAGCAGGCGAAAAATTATTGAAAGACTTGGACTGGAAAAAAGAGGAAATTGATATTCTCATTTTCGTTTCCCAGTCCGCAGATTATTATTTGCCGGCCACTTCAATAATTTTACAGGACAGACTCGGCTTACCCAAGTCCTGTATGGCATTTGACATCGGTTTGGGCTGTTCTGGCTATGTTTACGGACTTTCTGTTATCGCAGGAATGCTGAAGGCTACAGGGCTCAAAAAAGGTTTGTTGATGGTGGGCGATATCTCAACAGTTACCTGTTCGAAAAAAGATAAAAGCACCTATCCGCTGTTTGGCGATGCGGGTACAGTTACGGCCTTGGAATTTGAAGAAAATGCCCAACCCATCCAATTTGATCTCAGTAGTGACGGTTCAGGAAAAGATGCTATAATCATTCCTCATGGCGGGATCCGGAATTTGGCCTCACCAGAGTCATTTGTAAAAGAACAAATAGCTCCAGGCATTGTACGATCTAAAATGGAATTGGCATTAAACGGATTGGATGTATTCAATTTTTCCATCAAAGAAGTACCAAGTTCATTAAAGGAATTTCTAGAAAGGACCGAAACTACTCCTCACTCATACGATTATTTTGTGATGCACCAGGCCAATAAACTGATGAACGAAACCATTCGAAAGAAAATGGGATTTCCACCTGAAAAAGTGCCTTATTCCATTTCAAAATATGGAAACACAAGCTCTGCTTCAATTCCCTTGACCATTGTAAGTGAATTATCCAGAAAGCTGGAAAATTCAGAAAAAAAACTTCTACTCGCTGGTTTTGGTGTAGGATTGTCCTGGGGCGCAGTATCTTTAAATTTGAAAAATGTGGTTTGCCCTGAAATATTAGAGTTATGA
- the atpH gene encoding ATP synthase F1 subunit delta: MSNRAAIRYAKAILESANENNTAAVLFGDMQSVYGTIEGSRELQTVLQSPVIKAEDKKEALLKIFSGQSGTTHSLIKVLVANKRTPLLGKVAKTYIDLYNEEQGIKVANVITAVPLSSELEAKVMAKIKELTGSEKVSLKSEIDPEIIGGFILRVGDIQYDASIVNQFRMLKREFKNQYN; this comes from the coding sequence ATGAGCAACAGAGCAGCAATAAGATACGCGAAAGCGATTTTGGAGAGCGCAAACGAAAATAACACAGCCGCTGTTTTATTCGGTGATATGCAATCCGTTTATGGCACTATTGAAGGAAGTAGAGAATTGCAGACTGTTCTTCAGAGTCCCGTTATTAAGGCCGAAGACAAAAAAGAAGCCTTATTGAAAATATTCAGTGGCCAATCAGGAACTACCCATTCCCTGATAAAGGTTCTGGTTGCAAATAAACGAACTCCTCTATTAGGAAAAGTAGCCAAAACCTATATAGACCTATATAATGAGGAACAAGGCATAAAAGTGGCAAATGTTATTACCGCTGTTCCACTTTCTTCGGAATTGGAAGCAAAAGTAATGGCCAAAATAAAGGAATTAACAGGTAGCGAAAAGGTGAGCCTGAAAAGTGAGATCGATCCTGAAATCATCGGAGGGTTTATCCTTCGAGTGGGAGATATCCAATATGACGCGAGCATCGTGAACCAATTCCGAATGTTAAAAAGAGAATTTAAAAATCAATATAATTAA
- a CDS encoding glycosyltransferase family 2 protein has protein sequence MEYSIIIPVFNSEQSLPELKERIMTVFKDISEEFEIIFVDDYSQDNSWNVLFDLKSESPNKIRLFRLGKNFGQHNATICGFHQARGKWIVTMDDDLQQAPEDIPLLIERQKETGANVVYGISNENHPLLRKVGSNVYKKSTKHLHGSFGNGSSFRLIDASLINKLKGHKQQFNFIDEILHWHTNFIECVRVSHAPRKYGKSTYSAHKLWMLANNNTLNYSNLPLKLMMYFGGVFSFIFIIIGMYFIAKKMVFGVSVPGFTALIVSVSFSASLMLLCFGILGYYLKNILSRLNNQPAYFIKEEL, from the coding sequence ATGGAATATTCTATAATAATCCCGGTTTTCAACAGTGAACAATCCCTCCCGGAATTGAAGGAACGGATTATGACCGTTTTTAAGGATATTTCCGAAGAATTCGAAATTATTTTCGTCGATGATTATTCTCAAGATAATAGCTGGAATGTATTGTTTGATTTGAAGTCCGAAAGTCCAAATAAGATACGACTTTTCCGATTAGGAAAAAACTTTGGGCAACACAACGCCACCATCTGCGGCTTTCATCAAGCCAGAGGGAAATGGATAGTGACCATGGACGACGACCTGCAACAAGCTCCAGAGGATATTCCACTTCTTATTGAAAGACAGAAGGAAACCGGCGCAAACGTTGTGTACGGAATTTCAAATGAAAATCATCCACTCCTTCGAAAAGTGGGAAGCAACGTCTATAAAAAATCTACCAAACATCTTCATGGATCCTTTGGAAATGGTTCATCCTTTCGGCTTATTGATGCATCGCTGATAAACAAACTCAAAGGTCACAAACAGCAATTCAATTTCATTGATGAAATATTGCATTGGCATACCAATTTTATTGAATGTGTCCGTGTTTCCCATGCGCCCAGAAAATATGGCAAATCCACTTATTCGGCCCATAAACTTTGGATGCTTGCCAATAACAATACCTTAAATTATAGCAATTTGCCCCTTAAGTTAATGATGTATTTTGGAGGTGTTTTTTCCTTTATTTTTATAATTATCGGCATGTATTTTATTGCTAAAAAGATGGTTTTTGGGGTTTCGGTTCCCGGTTTTACTGCGCTGATCGTATCCGTAAGTTTTTCGGCAAGTTTGATGTTGTTGTGTTTTGGAATTTTGGGCTACTATCTGAAAAATATCCTTTCACGACTTAACAATCAGCCAGCGTATTTCATAAAAGAAGAATTATGA
- the atpG gene encoding ATP synthase F1 subunit gamma — translation MANLKEIRNRISSVGSTMQITSAMKMVSAAKLKKAQDAITAMRPYSEKLTELLQNLSATLEADAGGKYSVQREVNNVLVVAITSNRGLAGAFNTNVIKEARHLVLDTYNGKKVDFMTLGKKGNDILKKSNPIFENNNDIFDNLTFETISDIAEKLMALYSEGKYDKIVLVYNSFRNAATQIVQAEQFLPILPAQNVEEGSKSSETFYIFEPSKEEIVEALIPKSLKTQLFKAVRDSVASEHGARMTAMHKATDNATELRDALKLQYNKARQAAITNEILEIVGGAEALAG, via the coding sequence ATGGCCAATTTAAAAGAAATACGTAACAGAATATCCTCCGTAGGTTCTACGATGCAGATTACCAGTGCTATGAAAATGGTTTCTGCTGCAAAGCTGAAGAAGGCTCAGGATGCCATTACGGCAATGCGTCCTTATTCTGAAAAACTTACTGAGTTGCTTCAAAATTTGAGTGCAACCCTAGAGGCGGATGCTGGTGGAAAATATTCAGTGCAGCGGGAAGTAAATAATGTACTGGTGGTTGCTATTACGAGTAACCGTGGTTTGGCGGGAGCTTTTAATACCAATGTTATTAAGGAAGCCCGACACTTGGTTCTTGATACGTACAATGGAAAAAAGGTCGATTTTATGACCTTAGGAAAGAAAGGGAATGACATTCTTAAAAAGAGTAATCCCATTTTTGAAAATAACAACGATATTTTCGATAACCTAACTTTTGAAACTATCTCTGATATTGCTGAAAAGCTAATGGCGTTGTATTCGGAAGGGAAGTATGATAAGATCGTTTTAGTTTATAACAGTTTTAGAAATGCCGCAACCCAAATAGTTCAAGCGGAGCAGTTCTTGCCTATTCTTCCAGCTCAAAATGTTGAAGAAGGATCAAAATCAAGCGAGACTTTCTATATTTTCGAGCCTTCCAAAGAAGAGATTGTTGAAGCCTTGATTCCGAAGAGTTTAAAAACTCAATTGTTTAAAGCTGTTCGCGATAGTGTAGCTAGTGAACACGGTGCCCGAATGACTGCAATGCACAAAGCAACCGATAACGCCACTGAACTTAGAGATGCCTTAAAACTGCAATACAACAAAGCACGTCAGGCAGCAATTACCAACGAAATCCTCGAGATTGTTGGTGGTGCTGAAGCATTGGCTGGATAG
- the atpA gene encoding F0F1 ATP synthase subunit alpha: MAEVKPAEVSAILKQQLSGFEATASLDEVGTVLTVGDGIVRAYGLSNAQYGELVAFESGLEGIVLNLEEDNVGIVLLGPSKEIKEGSTVKRTQRIASLKVGEGIVGRVVNTLGEPIDGKGPITGETYEMPLERKAPGVIYRQPVTEPLQTGIKSIDAMIPVGRGQRELVIGDRQTGKSTVCIDTILNQKEFYDAGEPVYCIYVAIGQKASTVANIASVLEEKGALAYTTIVAANASDPAPMQVYAPFAGAAIGEYFRDTGRPALIVYDDLSKQAVAYREVSLLLRRPPGREAYPGDVFYLHSRLLERSAKIIADDNIAKEMNDLPEVLKGIVKGGGSLTALPIIETQAGDVSAYIPTNVISITDGQIFLESDLFNAGVRPAINVGISVSRVGGNAQIKSMKKVAGTLKLDQAQFRELEAFAKFGSDLDAATMNVISKGQRNVEILKQAQNDPYTVEDQIAIIYAGSKNLLRNVPIDKVKEFERDYLEMLNVKHRDTLDALKAGKLTDETIDVMTKVAKDLSAKYKK; the protein is encoded by the coding sequence ATGGCAGAAGTAAAACCAGCTGAAGTATCAGCAATATTGAAACAACAGCTTTCAGGCTTTGAGGCAACTGCTTCCCTGGATGAAGTAGGAACTGTTTTGACCGTGGGTGACGGGATTGTTCGTGCATACGGACTTTCCAACGCACAATACGGTGAATTGGTGGCATTTGAAAGTGGCCTAGAAGGTATTGTATTGAACTTGGAAGAAGACAACGTCGGTATCGTTCTTTTAGGACCTTCAAAAGAAATTAAAGAAGGTTCTACCGTAAAACGTACCCAACGAATTGCTTCTCTTAAAGTTGGAGAAGGTATTGTAGGTCGTGTGGTGAATACATTGGGTGAACCAATAGATGGAAAAGGACCTATTACCGGTGAAACTTATGAGATGCCATTGGAGCGTAAAGCACCAGGGGTAATCTACCGTCAGCCAGTAACCGAACCGCTTCAAACCGGAATTAAATCTATTGATGCCATGATTCCTGTAGGTCGTGGACAGCGTGAGCTTGTTATTGGTGACCGTCAAACAGGTAAGTCAACTGTTTGTATCGATACCATCCTAAACCAAAAAGAATTTTACGATGCAGGTGAGCCTGTTTATTGTATATATGTTGCTATCGGACAAAAAGCTTCTACAGTTGCGAACATTGCAAGTGTACTGGAAGAAAAAGGTGCTTTGGCATATACCACAATCGTAGCTGCAAATGCTTCTGATCCTGCACCCATGCAGGTTTATGCTCCTTTCGCCGGTGCGGCAATTGGTGAGTATTTCCGCGATACAGGTCGTCCGGCATTAATCGTTTATGATGACCTTTCAAAACAAGCAGTAGCATATCGTGAGGTTTCGCTTTTGCTTCGTCGTCCACCGGGACGTGAGGCTTATCCTGGAGACGTTTTCTACCTTCACTCCCGTTTGTTGGAGCGTTCTGCAAAAATTATTGCCGACGACAACATCGCCAAGGAGATGAACGACCTTCCTGAAGTATTAAAAGGAATCGTAAAAGGTGGAGGTTCTCTTACCGCACTTCCTATTATTGAAACACAAGCGGGTGACGTTTCCGCCTATATCCCGACCAACGTAATTTCGATTACCGACGGACAGATATTCCTGGAATCCGATTTGTTCAACGCAGGGGTTCGTCCGGCGATTAACGTGGGTATTTCAGTATCTCGTGTGGGTGGTAACGCTCAGATTAAGTCGATGAAGAAAGTTGCCGGTACCTTGAAACTTGACCAGGCCCAGTTCCGTGAATTGGAAGCCTTTGCCAAGTTCGGTTCCGATTTGGATGCTGCAACCATGAACGTAATTTCAAAAGGTCAGCGTAACGTTGAAATCTTGAAGCAAGCACAAAACGACCCTTACACCGTAGAAGATCAGATCGCTATTATTTACGCAGGTTCTAAAAACCTATTGCGAAATGTTCCTATCGACAAAGTAAAAGAATTTGAAAGAGATTACCTGGAAATGCTTAACGTAAAGCACAGAGATACTCTTGATGCTCTTAAAGCAGGAAAGCTTACAGACGAGACAATTGATGTAATGACCAAGGTGGCGAAGGATCTTTCGGCTAAGTATAAAAAATAA
- a CDS encoding SDR family NAD(P)-dependent oxidoreductase, with protein MNPFSLENKTILITGASSGIGAKTAEVVANQGATVILTARNEERLNEVLKKLPTGNHQIILADLTDEEAIKKIVTQIPNIDGIVHSSGIVTHFPTKFIGKKQISEMFAINYEVPVILTSSLLKSKKVNKGSSIVFMSSVACNFPNKGGALYSGAKAAINSFSKTLALEHAPQKIRSNVILAAMVKTPLFDEAERTVTKELMDKHGAQYPLGFGETEDVANTIAFLLSPASKWITGTHIVMDGGLTAGM; from the coding sequence ATGAATCCATTTTCTCTTGAAAATAAAACGATACTGATTACCGGAGCTTCCTCAGGGATTGGCGCGAAAACAGCAGAAGTTGTGGCCAACCAAGGAGCGACCGTAATTTTAACAGCGAGGAATGAAGAACGATTGAATGAAGTTCTGAAAAAACTTCCAACAGGAAATCATCAAATTATTCTGGCAGATTTAACCGATGAAGAAGCGATCAAGAAAATTGTAACCCAGATTCCAAATATTGACGGAATCGTGCATAGCAGTGGAATTGTAACGCACTTTCCCACCAAATTTATTGGAAAAAAACAAATCAGTGAAATGTTTGCGATAAATTATGAAGTTCCCGTTATCCTGACAAGTTCTCTTTTAAAATCCAAAAAAGTAAACAAAGGTTCTTCAATTGTTTTTATGTCGTCGGTGGCATGTAATTTTCCCAATAAAGGTGGTGCCTTATATTCAGGAGCTAAAGCGGCAATCAACAGTTTCAGCAAAACTCTAGCTTTGGAACACGCACCCCAGAAAATACGAAGTAATGTGATTCTCGCTGCCATGGTAAAAACCCCACTTTTTGATGAAGCGGAAAGAACCGTAACCAAGGAATTGATGGACAAACACGGAGCGCAATATCCATTGGGATTTGGGGAAACGGAAGACGTTGCCAACACCATTGCCTTTCTATTATCTCCCGCTTCAAAATGGATAACAGGCACGCATATAGTAATGGACGGCGGACTTACAGCAGGTATGTAA
- a CDS encoding F0F1 ATP synthase subunit B, whose amino-acid sequence MNIVAPESLILWTTIIFILLLFVLRKFAWKPILGAVRGREATINDALAAAEKAKIEMQNMHADNEKLLQEARAEREAMMKEAREIKTKMISDAKEEAKSEANKMVAQAQAAIESEKKSAIAELKQQVAELSVEIAEKVVKRELSDKSKQLELVDQMLGEAKLN is encoded by the coding sequence ATGAATATAGTAGCACCAGAGAGTTTAATATTATGGACAACCATCATATTTATATTGCTATTGTTTGTCCTAAGAAAGTTTGCTTGGAAGCCAATTCTAGGAGCTGTTAGAGGCCGTGAAGCAACTATAAACGATGCCTTGGCAGCAGCCGAAAAAGCTAAGATCGAAATGCAGAATATGCATGCCGACAACGAAAAATTGCTTCAAGAAGCTCGTGCTGAAAGAGAAGCGATGATGAAGGAAGCTCGCGAAATAAAAACCAAAATGATTTCCGACGCAAAAGAGGAAGCAAAGTCAGAAGCCAACAAAATGGTAGCTCAGGCTCAAGCTGCAATCGAAAGCGAAAAGAAATCTGCTATTGCCGAGTTAAAGCAACAAGTAGCCGAACTTTCAGTTGAAATTGCTGAAAAGGTTGTTAAACGTGAACTTTCCGACAAGAGCAAGCAATTGGAGCTTGTAGATCAAATGTTGGGCGAAGCTAAACTTAATTAA
- a CDS encoding 3-oxoacyl-ACP synthase III family protein, which produces MVYINAISYYLPENSLDNETIIKEFFQYGGTSETEITPNSISDKCGIKNRFIADLEDTNKDLGNRAAVKLFEEWNVDKSTIDYLIFVRDASDYKGPNTSCIMQHNLGLEQSVAAIDVQHGCTGWIYGLSVAKAVIIAGMAKKVLMVTADVPTRIIHPEDIDIRAIFSDGAAATLISDELLENGINTTIEDFTFGTDGEGEKVLYTERSSVKHPADIAYLKQYEHLPSRLEGGRVRMDSAKIFLFAFRLVPKLIKQVLEKHELKMEEVDFFIFHQANGAMLEFLRKRLKIPEEKFINTVENIGNTIGSTLPIAMRQIVDEDKIKPGNKIMVLGFGIGFSWGGTILTKQPN; this is translated from the coding sequence TTGGTATATATAAACGCCATATCCTATTACCTTCCTGAAAATTCTCTAGATAATGAAACAATCATTAAAGAGTTTTTTCAATATGGCGGCACGAGTGAAACTGAGATCACTCCAAATTCCATTTCAGACAAATGTGGCATAAAAAATAGATTTATCGCAGATTTGGAGGACACCAATAAGGATCTTGGAAACCGAGCCGCGGTTAAGTTGTTTGAAGAATGGAACGTCGACAAATCAACCATAGATTATTTAATATTCGTGAGGGATGCTTCCGATTATAAAGGTCCAAATACCTCCTGCATTATGCAACACAATTTGGGCCTTGAACAATCTGTTGCTGCCATAGATGTTCAGCACGGATGCACGGGTTGGATTTATGGACTTAGCGTTGCAAAAGCAGTAATAATCGCCGGGATGGCGAAAAAAGTATTGATGGTCACGGCCGATGTACCCACACGAATTATCCATCCGGAGGATATAGACATCCGCGCAATATTTTCCGATGGCGCGGCAGCAACCTTAATAAGTGACGAACTCCTTGAAAATGGAATAAACACCACTATCGAGGATTTCACCTTTGGAACAGATGGAGAAGGCGAAAAAGTTTTATATACGGAAAGATCATCCGTAAAACATCCTGCAGATATAGCTTATTTAAAGCAATACGAACACTTGCCATCAAGACTGGAGGGCGGTCGAGTGCGAATGGACAGCGCTAAAATTTTCCTTTTCGCGTTCAGGCTCGTACCAAAATTGATAAAGCAAGTTTTAGAGAAACATGAACTCAAGATGGAGGAAGTAGATTTCTTTATATTCCACCAAGCCAATGGTGCAATGTTGGAATTTCTTCGAAAAAGGTTAAAAATACCCGAAGAAAAATTTATCAATACTGTAGAAAACATTGGCAATACAATAGGTTCTACGCTACCAATTGCAATGCGGCAAATAGTAGATGAAGATAAAATAAAACCTGGAAATAAGATTATGGTTCTTGGCTTCGGAATTGGATTTTCCTGGGGCGGGACCATTTTAACCAAACAACCCAACTAA
- a CDS encoding acyl carrier protein → MTNIEGFISTLETEFDELDPGTLRPETKFTDLDEWSSMHSLIIIALIDTEYGVTITGEDLMSISNVEGLYNIVKSRQTH, encoded by the coding sequence ATGACAAATATTGAAGGATTTATAAGCACTCTGGAAACCGAATTTGACGAATTGGATCCAGGCACGCTAAGACCAGAAACAAAATTCACCGATCTGGATGAATGGAGTTCTATGCACTCCTTGATCATCATCGCTCTAATCGATACCGAATATGGAGTAACCATAACCGGTGAAGACTTAATGAGCATAAGCAATGTGGAAGGACTTTATAACATTGTAAAATCAAGACAAACCCATTAA
- the atpE gene encoding ATP synthase F0 subunit C, translating to MTGTLAAVGAGLAVIGAGIGIGKIGGSAMDAIARQPEATAKIQTAMIIAAALVEGVALFAVVVALIA from the coding sequence ATGACAGGAACATTAGCAGCAGTAGGAGCCGGATTGGCCGTAATAGGTGCCGGTATTGGTATTGGTAAGATTGGTGGTTCAGCAATGGACGCTATCGCAAGACAACCAGAAGCCACCGCAAAAATTCAGACCGCAATGATTATTGCAGCAGCTCTTGTAGAGGGTGTTGCACTTTTCGCAGTGGTTGTGGCATTGATTGCCTAA
- a CDS encoding type II toxin-antitoxin system RelE/ParE family toxin, which produces MGIFFGVFCFFDRGNIIILLHGFQKNTQKTPRMEIKKAEMLKKKYYENK; this is translated from the coding sequence GTGGGAATATTTTTCGGGGTATTCTGTTTCTTCGACCGAGGTAACATTATAATTCTTCTACATGGTTTTCAGAAAAATACTCAGAAAACACCAAGAATGGAAATCAAAAAAGCGGAAATGCTAAAAAAGAAATATTATGAAAACAAGTGA